Proteins encoded together in one Sceloporus undulatus isolate JIND9_A2432 ecotype Alabama chromosome 4, SceUnd_v1.1, whole genome shotgun sequence window:
- the LOC121930083 gene encoding probable UDP-sugar transporter protein SLC35A4 — translation MLLHKGYHAVGSLISPTAALVPEKVLWGLMLILSVVIYGSHAPLLTLSKENGQIPFSASSVVVLIELTKLVFSLVFLLIWDWRQLRISVSWYHAAPFALSALLYAANNNLVVHLQLFMDPSTFQVLSNLKIGSTALLFSLFLHQRLTLRKWLALSLLTAAGAFYTYGGLQDPEHLRASDMQLHITPIGLVLILLYCLISGLSAVYTEVVLKTQDLPLNLQNLFLYLFGVMLNMIIHLASSSAAGFLEGFSFWILLVIISQALNGLIMSVVMKHSTNITRLFVISCSIMVNALLSVILFNVHLTTFFFLSVLMIGLAVYLYYGVK, via the coding sequence ATGTTATTGCACAAAGGTTATCATGCTGTTGGTAGCCTGATAAGCCCTACTGCTGCTCTGGTACCTGAGAAGGTCCTGTGGGGGCTGATGCTGATCCTGTCTGTTGTTATCTATGGCTCCCATGCCCCACTCTTGACTCTCAGCAAAGAGAATGGCCAGATCCCATTCAGTGCCTCCTCTGTGGTGGTTTTGATTGAGTTAACAAAGTTAGTTTTCTCCTTAGTTTTCCTGCTAATCTGGGACTGGAGACAACTAAGGATCTCAGTGTCATGGTATCACGCTGCTCCTTTTGCTCTCTCAGCTTTGCTGTATGCAGCTAACAACAACTTAGTGGTTCATCTGCAGCTGTTCATGGATCCTAGTACATTTCAGGTGCTAAGCAACTTAAAAATTGGAAGTACTGCCCTTCTTTTCAGTCTCTTCTTGCACCAAAGACTGACTCTGCGCAAGTGGCTAGCCCTCTCCCTACTGACAGCTGCTGGAGCATTTTATACATATGGAGGCCTACAGGACCCAGAGCACTTGCGTGCCTCTGACATGCAGCTGCACATTACTCCCATTGGCTTGGTGCTGATCTTGCTGTATTGCCTGATTTCAGGCCTATCTGCTGTCTATACTGAAGTCGTATTGAAGACCCAGGACCTGCCTCTTAACCTTCAAAATTTGTTTCTTTACCTTTTTGGTGTTATGCTGAATATGATTATCCATCTGGCAAGCAGCTCAGCAGCTGGGTTTCTGGAGGGCTTTTCATTTTGGATATTGTTAGTTATTATAAGCCAAGCCTTGAATGGTTTGATAATGTCTGTGGTCATGAAACACAGTACTAATATCACTAGACTTTTTGTGATCTCCTGCTCCATTATGGTTAATGCTCTGCTCTCTGTCATCCTCTTTAACGTCCACCTAAccaccttttttttcctttctgtactGATGATTGGCTTGGCAGTTTACTTGTATTACGGGGTCAAATAG
- the SLC35A4 gene encoding probable UDP-sugar transporter protein SLC35A4: MADDKDSVPKLKDLAFLKDQLESLKQRVETEVQAGVGQEGSLLASPFLKGFLAGYVVAKLRSSAVLGFLVGTCTGVYAAQNYAVPNVEKTIKDYFNSLRKGPD; encoded by the exons ATGGCGGACGACAAG GACTCTGTACCAAAGCTGAAAGATCTTGCTTTTTTGAAGGATCAGTTGGAAAGCTTGAAACAAAGAGTCGAAACTGAAGTGCAGGCTGGAGTCGGACAG GAAGGTTCTTTACTGGCATCTCCATTTCTCAAAGGGTTTCTTGCTGGGTATGTCGTAGCCAAGCTCAGATCTTCAGCAGTTCTGGGATTTTTGGTGGGGACATGTACTGGTGTGTATGCTGCTCAGAACTATGCAGTTCCTAATGTGGAAAAGACTATCAAAGACTACTTCAACTCCCTCAGGAAAGGACCAGACTAA
- the LOC121929520 gene encoding uncharacterized protein LOC121929520 gives MPDFVKAFKKPFLWMLPWVRRKNKGDKDPGLPEVNISHHEEEIPEAWSHIPLTDADAEADPGPRSDRVPEVQEKTSDEKRSDHMLDLNEFNSAPTKEALHKLCNKYAGFSKEERWDIADAIASNHLDLMLDHYLESQETACSDLMHGVFAEGSCSLNTCLNHFIVKLNEGQITESKELPLAKVRALRGIKAIVQDFCNIQDLKDWLSFHLVTLANVLVSQFQREEKGTSRKPKMYLVPGEAIDILSILLQKLDLVQNMLSSL, from the exons ATGCCTGACTTCGTCAAA GCCTTCAAGAAACCTTTCCTGTGGATGTTGCCATGGGTACGGCGCAAAAATAAGGGGGACAAGGATCCAGG TCTCCCAGAAGTCAACATAAGCCATCATGAGGAGGAGATCCCTGAAGCGTGGAGTCATATCCCTTTAACG GATGCAGATGCGGAGGCTGATCCTGGGCCCAGGTCAGACAG AGTCCCAGAAGTTCAGGAGAAAACATCTGATGAGAAGCGCAGTGATCACATGCTTGATTTGAACGAATTTAATTCTGCCCcg ACGAAGGAAGCCTTACATAAATTGTGCAACAAGTACGCTGGTTTTTCCAAAGAAGAGAGGTGGGACATAGCAGACGCCATCGCAAGCAATCATTTGGACCTGATGCTAGATCATTACTTGGAATCGCAAGAAAC gGCCTGCAGTGATCTCATGCATGGCGTCTTCGCTGAAGGCAGCTGCAGCCTCAACACCTGCTTGAATCACTTCATCGTCAAGCTGAATGAAGGTCAGATTACAGAGAGTAAGGAGCTGCCTTTGGCCAAG GTGAGGGCGCTCAGAGGGATCAAGGCCATTGTACAGGACTTCTGCAACATCCAGGACCTGAAGGACTGGCTGTCGTTCCACTTAGTGACCCTGGCCAACGTCTTGGTCAGCCAGTTCCAACGCGAGGAGAAGGGGACCAGCAGGAAGCCCAAAATGTACCTGGTCCCAGG GGAAGCAATTGATATCCTTTCAATCCTGCTCCAGAAGCTGGACCTGGTGCAAAACATGCTGTCCTCCCTCTGA